In Trichocoleus sp., the following are encoded in one genomic region:
- a CDS encoding NAD(P)H-quinone oxidoreductase subunit L, translated as MTLPLVPLLYLALAGAYLVVLPGIIFFYLKSRWYVASSVERLLMYFCVFLFFPGLALLSPFLNFRPEPRQIS; from the coding sequence ATGACACTCCCTCTCGTTCCGTTGCTCTATCTGGCACTGGCTGGTGCTTATCTGGTTGTCCTTCCAGGAATTATCTTCTTTTACCTGAAAAGCCGCTGGTATGTTGCTAGTTCCGTTGAGCGACTCTTGATGTACTTCTGCGTTTTTCTGTTCTTTCCCGGTCTAGCACTCCTCAGCCCATTCCTCAACTTCCGCCCCGAACCGCGTCAGATTAGCTAG
- a CDS encoding DUF3007 family protein has product MRRIDIIGITLGIFAAGGVVYLILQQLGLNSINAGIWSQVLLVGGLVGWVFSYLFRVVTQNMTLNQQVKDYEDAYLQKRLDEMTPEELEQLQAEVEQEKQRFAGK; this is encoded by the coding sequence ATGCGACGCATTGACATTATCGGTATTACCCTCGGCATTTTTGCAGCAGGCGGAGTCGTTTATCTGATTCTGCAACAGCTTGGGCTAAACAGCATCAACGCAGGTATCTGGAGCCAAGTGCTGCTGGTGGGTGGCTTAGTGGGTTGGGTCTTCAGCTATCTTTTCCGCGTCGTTACTCAAAACATGACCTTAAATCAGCAGGTCAAAGACTACGAAGATGCCTATCTCCAAAAACGCCTGGACGAAATGACGCCGGAAGAACTGGAGCAGCTGCAAGCAGAAGTTGAGCAAGAAAAGCAACGGTTTGCAGGCAAGTGA
- a CDS encoding diguanylate cyclase — MDASILLVGDDRFRGSLLNLIEEIAHLSIEVATDPLEAMPLIQAQQPDLLIIQAGQLGSLDLCRQVKTQNRLAWIYCIMLDERPEISQMEQAQIAKFQAEALEIGSDACLVLPLPEEPTDHSGWQHYLVRSQVHAGLRQVHNYRELIRANDVLSAIALLDPLTELNNRRAFEWELPRQIQNARSREMPISVVMLDVDFFKSINDTYGHLVGDRALILLAARLRHNLRFYDTPFRYGGEEFVVVLSDTGAQEAEMIANRICQLIGAQPFAINETLDLRITISAGTATLNPDDDLKGVSLLQRADDCLLQAKLQGRNQVISSS, encoded by the coding sequence ATGGACGCTTCAATACTCCTGGTTGGAGACGATCGATTTCGGGGTTCCCTGCTCAATCTCATCGAGGAGATCGCACACTTATCGATCGAGGTGGCAACTGATCCGCTAGAGGCAATGCCGCTGATTCAGGCACAGCAGCCTGATTTACTGATCATTCAAGCAGGTCAACTCGGAAGCCTTGATCTCTGTCGTCAGGTTAAAACTCAGAATCGCCTTGCTTGGATTTACTGCATCATGCTGGATGAGCGCCCTGAAATCAGCCAGATGGAGCAAGCTCAGATTGCTAAATTCCAGGCAGAAGCACTCGAAATCGGTTCGGATGCTTGTCTAGTTTTGCCTTTGCCAGAAGAACCTACTGATCATTCAGGCTGGCAGCATTATCTCGTTCGATCGCAGGTGCATGCCGGGTTGCGCCAAGTTCACAACTACCGAGAACTCATCCGGGCAAACGATGTGCTCTCTGCGATTGCGTTGCTCGACCCGCTCACAGAACTGAACAACCGTCGCGCCTTTGAATGGGAACTGCCGCGTCAGATTCAGAATGCTCGTAGCCGCGAGATGCCGATTAGTGTCGTGATGCTCGATGTCGATTTCTTCAAATCAATTAACGACACCTACGGGCATCTGGTGGGCGATCGTGCTCTGATCCTGCTGGCAGCAAGACTGCGGCATAACTTAAGGTTTTATGACACCCCATTTCGCTATGGCGGCGAAGAGTTTGTCGTGGTTTTAAGTGACACGGGCGCTCAAGAAGCCGAGATGATCGCCAACCGAATTTGTCAGCTAATCGGTGCCCAGCCCTTCGCCATCAATGAAACCCTTGACTTGAGGATTACCATTAGCGCCGGAACTGCCACCCTCAACCCTGACGATGACCTGAAAGGGGTTAGCCTGCTGCAACGAGCAGACGACTGCCTTTTACAAGCAAAGTTACAGGGGCGCAATCAGGTTATCAGCAGTTCGTAG
- the purB gene encoding adenylosuccinate lyase: MIERYTLPEMGEIWTEAYKLRTWLQVEIAACEAQAELGYIPKEAVETIKAKANFDPKRVLEIEAEVKHDVIAFLTNVNEYVGDAGRYIHLGMTSSDVLDTALALQMVASLDIILSRLEDLIQAIRYQAQQHRDTVMIGRSHGIHAEPITFGFKLAGWLAEVLRHRDRLSQLHQRIAVGKVSGAVGTYANVDPQIEAITCQNLGLEPDPASTQVISRDRHAEFVQALALLTASIERFAVEIRNLQRTDVLEVEEFFSKGQKGSSAMPHKRNPIRSERLTGMARMVRGYAVAALENVALWHERDISHSSVERVMLPDCCILTHFMLVETTDLIKNLLVYPENMKRNMNLYGGVVFSQRVLLKLVEKGLAREEAYAVVQSCAHTAWNQESGDFHALIAQDPKVKTHLSPAEIEECFDPQQHLKHLNAVYQRLNI; the protein is encoded by the coding sequence TTGATTGAACGGTATACCCTGCCCGAAATGGGCGAGATTTGGACGGAAGCATATAAGTTAAGAACCTGGCTTCAGGTGGAGATCGCCGCTTGCGAGGCACAGGCAGAACTGGGCTACATCCCAAAAGAGGCAGTGGAAACCATCAAAGCGAAGGCAAACTTTGATCCGAAGCGGGTGCTAGAGATTGAAGCAGAAGTCAAGCATGATGTGATCGCCTTCCTAACGAACGTGAATGAATATGTGGGCGATGCCGGACGCTACATTCACCTGGGGATGACGAGTTCTGATGTGCTGGACACTGCGCTGGCACTGCAAATGGTCGCCAGTCTCGATATCATTCTTAGCCGCCTGGAAGACCTGATTCAGGCAATCCGCTATCAGGCACAGCAGCACCGCGATACGGTCATGATCGGTCGATCGCACGGTATCCACGCCGAACCCATTACCTTTGGCTTTAAGCTGGCAGGCTGGTTGGCTGAAGTGCTGCGCCACCGCGATCGACTCTCTCAGCTGCATCAGCGCATTGCTGTCGGTAAAGTCTCTGGGGCAGTCGGCACATACGCCAATGTTGATCCCCAAATTGAAGCGATTACCTGCCAAAATCTAGGATTAGAGCCTGATCCCGCCTCAACTCAAGTGATCTCCCGCGATCGTCACGCTGAATTTGTGCAGGCATTGGCATTGTTGACTGCTTCGATCGAGCGATTTGCAGTTGAGATCCGCAACTTGCAGCGCACTGATGTCTTAGAGGTTGAAGAATTTTTCTCAAAAGGGCAAAAAGGCTCTTCGGCAATGCCCCACAAGCGGAACCCGATTCGATCGGAGCGTCTGACCGGGATGGCAAGAATGGTGCGCGGCTATGCAGTGGCGGCTCTGGAGAACGTAGCGCTCTGGCATGAGCGAGATATTTCTCACAGCTCCGTTGAGCGGGTCATGCTGCCCGACTGCTGCATTTTGACTCATTTCATGCTGGTCGAAACCACAGATCTGATCAAAAATCTGCTGGTCTACCCAGAAAACATGAAGCGCAACATGAACCTCTACGGTGGGGTTGTGTTTAGCCAGCGGGTATTGCTGAAGCTGGTAGAAAAAGGCTTAGCAAGGGAAGAGGCTTATGCAGTCGTCCAGTCTTGCGCTCACACCGCCTGGAATCAGGAGTCGGGAGACTTTCACGCCTTGATTGCTCAAGATCCAAAAGTAAAGACGCATCTCTCTCCTGCTGAAATTGAGGAATGCTTCGACCCACAGCAACACCTCAAGCACCTCAACGCCGTTTACCAGCGGTTGAATATTTAG
- the trpA gene encoding tryptophan synthase subunit alpha yields the protein MVSVSGCMESLRDRGQCALIPFITAGDPDLETTAKALQILDRSGADLIELGVPYSDPLADGPVIQAAATRALQKGIRLEQVLDMVKTVSPTLRAPIVLFIYYNPILNRGISTFMQQAAAAGVKGLVIPDLPLEEVQEVTQAAAAAGIEVTLLVAPTTPKDRIESIAQQCQGFIYLVSVTGVTGIRSGIESRVQELLTQLREVTDKPIGVGFGISQPGHARQAMEWGADAVIVGSAFVKRLAEGSPEQGLQSIESFCRSLKQSIAE from the coding sequence ATGGTTTCTGTTTCTGGTTGCATGGAGTCGCTGCGCGATCGAGGGCAGTGTGCATTAATTCCTTTTATTACAGCAGGTGATCCAGATCTGGAGACCACTGCGAAAGCTCTGCAAATTCTCGATCGCAGCGGGGCAGACTTAATCGAGCTAGGCGTTCCTTATTCTGATCCATTGGCAGATGGGCCCGTGATTCAGGCAGCCGCCACCCGAGCGCTGCAAAAAGGGATACGTCTGGAACAGGTGCTCGACATGGTCAAGACCGTCAGCCCAACCCTTCGCGCTCCGATCGTTCTCTTCATCTACTACAATCCCATCTTGAATCGCGGCATCAGCACCTTTATGCAACAGGCAGCCGCAGCAGGAGTAAAAGGGCTGGTCATTCCTGACTTACCGCTAGAAGAAGTGCAAGAAGTCACCCAAGCAGCAGCAGCAGCAGGCATTGAAGTGACATTACTGGTTGCACCCACAACACCGAAAGACCGGATTGAGTCGATCGCGCAGCAGTGCCAGGGCTTTATCTATCTGGTCAGTGTGACTGGGGTAACAGGGATACGATCGGGCATAGAGTCTCGCGTTCAGGAGTTGTTGACGCAACTTCGCGAAGTCACTGATAAGCCAATCGGCGTCGGGTTTGGCATCTCTCAACCGGGGCACGCTCGTCAGGCAATGGAATGGGGTGCAGATGCCGTCATTGTGGGTAGCGCGTTTGTCAAACGGTTGGCTGAAGGGTCGCCAGAACAGGGTTTGCAGTCGATCGAGTCTTTCTGTCGCTCTTTGAAACAGTCGATCGCAGAATAA